Proteins found in one Venturia canescens isolate UGA chromosome 8, ASM1945775v1, whole genome shotgun sequence genomic segment:
- the dom gene encoding helicase domino isoform X4 — MSDKQGAPNLPPLAGGGNNNGTSNPSTTQQTVSLQQVLATAQGLNVLTTGGGQQFVITSQVPGLTQVLSAGGTANATGLQQVGFPRIVNIGGGSQRVIGVASASGSPLSSPNRQTKVVLATSPKLVRTSLGNVFVTPTSQSSINSIVGQAGSTSPSPARKKLRLTETTEKITASDDSALVGNATTVGSATTTTTTTTTTTSTSYRRRIMEHKMKRMRAIREKYAENASELFFLHAGGNMMDFHNWKRRPPTPQYLLFLRQHRLDPEDDDEDLTVPLAPVNNPVNEIVLASCGAPTTIVVPGNPSHNTNPNFNNPTTPITQSNEIKITSIGATPVAVSTTLPAAVAQLSQQGQIPGRPQGGRHGMVFAIRATIQTPSQVIVTTTTTTTTTTTTAHSSPNSTIAPTIIIGGTPIIPEAPRPQPTETPIAVTTSSTSAVTFATTAANTTIACPNVEQFTVETPTSVTEMKNETTPSTTVVTTTTNVATTTASTPSPQPVVKLVKLPSASSNNLPISESQNNQEQIVEKAKQEAYVMQRIAELQRDGLWSERRLPKVQEPARTKAHWDYLLEEMVWLAADFAQERKWKKAAAKKCARMVQKHFQEKAIQAQKAEKSHELRLKKIAGFMAKEIKTFWTNVEKLVEFKQQTRLEEKRKKALDQHLNFIVGQTEKYSTWLTEGLNKTEGNPSMPVSINSSRISSPVPTSKQHSDDEFEPNQSSEDDEETIAKAEEEMQSVTNHKEEVELLKKESEIPLEDLIKELPPNYLEERDKSLSPSPKESAEEGNDSVVDGDAEFTVASDESSDDENTIMEQEKLEGNTNHQKELDDLKAENEMSIDELMAKYGNMADTSMDVDVESDHESAGDSDKDEMDQQDEKSESESESEDETKEDEEDSQTQSDGETDVGLKSLLEDLSSDNKPDDKNKSGDGEQCENHNEMDDVAALAESIQPKGNTLLTTSVVTKIPFLLKHSLREYQHIGLDWLVTMYERKLNGILADEMGLGKTIQTIALLAHLACEKGNWGPHLIIVPTSVMLNWEMECKKWCPGFKILTYYGTQKERKQKRTGWTKPNAFHICITSYKLVIQDHQSFRRKKWKYLILDEAQNIKNFKSQRWQLLLNFQTQRRLLLTGTPLQNNLMELWSLMHFLMPNVFQSHREFKEWFSNPVTGMIEGNSEYNENIIRRLHKVLRPFLLRRLKTEVEKQLPKKYEHVVMCRLSKRQRYLYDDFMSRAKTKETLASGNLLSVINVLMQLRKVCNHPNLFEVRPTVSPFQMDAIEFVTASLAWSALDYNPFKSVDLAAVNLLLINLEFTTTAFVAHRVKRLKTPRKLIEEIDSLPEPPPRCPSGKIKINVRLSNQTKAPVAPPPPTTPKVKNFTGIVQNPRTPNSPLIKTINNQASPGQGVTLRVAGGQQLQGYSVQLVQHQGSVKAFPVATLAHNPTGSSSTTTTSPGSLNTQRITVGNANIRDGLQRLTTQTVTVKQGDSVQRIAVPSFAQLVQTSTGRHIILTSNQQNTNTGEFVSFPVMTSSGPRLTVLSKSLMGLSTATKVVGSVVTTTTNAGGRLGMRVPSLNVNTSPIQVATALQQQQPQQQQSLRCGIVTRSAQKEPVKVQPKEEPKSEFHIPQLEEERRKRRQSKLQSIADVNERRCAACPLYGEDLFTALRIEKPATVCQWHNGSLHCKNAKETARTRKQFFSRTEALAAAIKSTEEIVEELKDVFQRFVVYVPAVRAPTPRFHVSHPSPHKFWSQQRVRLALETEFSRKMEIVHPVASAMMTQFPDPRLIQYDCGKLQSLDRLLRNLKADNHRVLIFTQMTRMLDVLEAFLNFHGHIYLRLDGTTKVDQRQVLMERFNGDKRIFCFILSTRSGGVGVNLTGADTVIFYDSDWNPTMDAQAQDRCHRIGQTRDVHIYRLVSDRTVEENILKKANQKRLLGDLAIEGGNFTTAYFKSSTIQDLFNVDQTENDASTRMADVLDQNRDRDKALHREATVASASSQPTEEKVAIGALESALAAAEEELDVQAAKTAKAEAVADLAEFDENIPLDETERDDPQFSKAEQEVQNLVSQLTPVERYAMKFVEEAEGSFSAAQLAAAERELEQQKKEWELDRLRALREEEERRLRLADDDEKPLTFGREDAQNQIWLSESTMEQMPMWCPPTPPTSDNDVYVDYSLGFLYDSTPMSEAQLPPIYVKKEQKRSRVEVSDGTRDGRRPIKMRHKEESVYAPRSLFDRPSPALIKMRRDIKLHKYRPMVRPPMSISGVKPSTMLRTSSDQEHVLDWMVHEDWSLLQAIQVYQGLPLNLVILSPGHTPNWDLVADIVNNTSRIYRSPKQCRTRYETVIVPREEGKLLYDTTPKKQKKQKGVYKLPQVAEQQSKTNRPMRTSQLYNQDKNNSFTLMCCQRFDTIKSVSNKRPQPTKSLLVNPLLKNPKHAEVLAESGIQYDGPLAPIEVATRRAERIAKEKLKNVVTVLASSAAASSSTAATAEQQQQQQQQQIHIVQQAQNAQTQQQQIVATTTPQSHQLTQIVATVATPTNLKSAAVTNTIATSATSIVTATVKASRAIGGTLTMQDSRSTPTVVGVANLQAAQRLATANLVAGAQTATGVVTQKGIVGVTMATASGSKTLTPGQLQYYRHQQVLRQHNIKLLQQAQAGQGQKVSVAVSAATGTQVRANLMKQSVAVGTVTQAAGGTVTKQNLARAVTESEMATLLKRQAAAAAAAAAQHQSQTKVGQVQVAGQQTGLTPAQIFAQAGLQVQQASTSTGAGTPVATLVKTANVSGVRAATPQQIRQLALHPQILTQRKMAGQKVAQLAQVKAGGVQTQLIVQQKSLPAAMTVQQIQQVMKHVQPSGIQQFTHVSTGQAVSQAGQVVLAKSALQTRVIPVAQSGLKQTIQVVTASTAQLRQATPAQGKPIVTTARASPGPSQVRLQTIAHSVHQQQAQQHQQQQQQQQQQNQQDSQPK, encoded by the exons ATGAGTGATAAACAGGGTGCACCAAATTTGCCGCCCCTCGCGGGGGGTGGAAATAACAATGGAACAAGCAACCCAAGTACGACCCAGCAAACGGTTAGTTTGCAACAAGTACTTGCAACTGCTCAGGGTCTCAATGTTCTTACCACCGGAGGTGGACAACAGTTCGTCATCACGTCACAAGTTCCTGGCCTCACACAG gtGTTGTCGGCTGGAGGAACAGCAAACGCGACGGGTCTTCAGCAAGTCGGATTTCCTCGGATCGTCAATATCGGTGGAGGATCGCAACGGGTTATTGGTGTGGCATCGGCGAGTGGTTCGCCATTGTCATCGCCGAATCGTCAGACAAAAGTGGTACTCGCAACATCCCCGAAGCTCGTGAGAACGTCGTTAGGAAATGTGTTCGTGACGCCAACGTCACAATCGTCGATCAATAGTATAGTTGGTCAGGCGGGTTCCACGTCGCCATCGCcagcacgaaaaaaattgcgtcTCACAGAAACAACGGAGAAAATAACGGCCTCGGATGATTCGGCACTCGTTGGAAATGCGACAACGGTTGGTagcgcgacgacgacgacaactaCAACGACGACAACCACGTCGACGAGTTATCGTCGTCGAATAATGGAACACAAAATGAAAAGGATGCGAgcgattcgtgaaaaatacgCGGAAAATGCGTCCGAACTGTTTTTTCTACACGCCGGTGGAAACATGATGGATTTTCACAATTGGAAAAGGCGGCCACCGACTCCTCAGTATCTTCTCTTTCTACGACAACACAGACTCGATCCtgaggacgacgacgaggacttGACCGTTCCTCTCGCTCCCGTTAATAATCCCGTCAACGAGATTGTTCTCGCGAGCTGCGGCGCTCCCACGACGATCGTCGTTCCTGGCAATCCTTCCCACAATACCAATCCTAATTTTAATAATCCCACCACCCCGATCACCCAAAGTAACGAGATCAAAATCACCAGTATCGGTGCCACTCCTGTTGCTGTTTCTACCACGTTGCCTGCTGCGGTTGCTCAACTTAGCCAACAAG GACAAATACCAGGTAGACCTCAGGGTGGTCGTCACGGAATGGTTTTTGCCATTCGGGCGACGATTCAAACACCGTCACAAGTAATCGTCACCACCACCacaaccaccaccaccaccaccaccacagCTCACTCCTCACCCAATTCTACCATAGCACCCACGATCATTATAG GCGGAACGCCGATTATTCCTGAGGCTCCAAGACCTCAGCCAACGGAAACACCGATCGCGGTGACGACCAGCTCGACTTCTGCAGTGACTTTTGCGACGACTGCTGCGAATACAACGATCGCGTGTCCAAATGTCGAACAATTTACAGTTGAGACACCAACTTCGGTGACcgagatgaaaaatgaaacaacACCTTCGACAACAGTTGTAACGACAACTACAAATGTTGCGACCACCACCGCAAGCACACCTTCCCCTCAGCCAGTCGTAAAACTCGTTAAATTGCCTTCAGCCAGCTCGAACAATCTTCCCATTTCTGAGAGTCAGAACAATCAAGAACAAATAGTCGAAAAAGCGAAACAAGAAGCTTACGTTATGCAGAGAATAGCGGAACTACAGAGGGATGGTCTCTGGTCCGAAAGACGTTTgcccaaagtccaagaaccaGCGAGAACCAAAGCTCATTGGGATTATTTACTCGAGGAAATGGTTTGGCTCGCCGCCGATTTTGCCCAagaacgaaaatggaaaaaagccgctgcgaaaaaatgcgcgaGGATGGtccaaaaacattttcaagaaaaagcTATTCAGGCACAAAAAGCGGAAAAATCGCACGAGCTTAggcttaaaaaaattgctgGTTTCATGGCGAAAGAAATCAAAACTTTTTGGACCAACGTTGAGAAG CTCGTCGAGTTTAAGCAACAAACGAGGCTGGaagagaaacgaaagaaagcTCTTGATCAACATCTTAATTTCATTGTTGGACAAACGGAAAAGTATTCAACTTGGTTGACCGAAGGACTCAACAAAACCGAGGGCAATCCAAGCATGCCTGTTTCTATCAACAGCTCGAGAATTTCTTCCCCTGTACCAACTAGTAAACAACATTCGGATG ATGAGTTCGAGCCGAATCAGAGTTCCGAGGATGATGAAGAGACGATAGCGAAAGCCGAGGAAGAAATGCAATCAGTGACGAATCACAAAGAAGAGGttgaacttttgaaaaaagaatcgGAAATACCTCTCGAGGATCTTATCAAAGAATTGCCACCGAACTATCTTGAGGAACGGGACAAAAGTTTGTCACCTTCTCCGAAAGAAAGTGCAGAGGAAGGTAATGATTCCGTAGTCGATGGCGATGCGGAATTCACCGTTGCATCTGATGAATCTTCCGATGATGAGAATACTATCATGGAGCAGGAGAAATTGGAAGGAAATACTAATCATCAGAAAGAACTTGACGATCTTAAG GccgagaacgaaatgtctatCGATGAACTGATGGCCAAGTACGGGAATATGGCGGATACATCTATGGACGTCGACGTTGAGTCTGATCAtg AATCTGCTGGTGATTCGGACAAAGATGAAATGGACCAACAAGACGAGAAATCCGAAAGCGAGAGCGAAAGTGAAGATGAAACGAAAGAAGATGAAGAAGATTCACAAACTCAGAGTGACGGTGAAACCGACGTTGGTTTGAAATCTCTGCTGGAGGATTTGTCTAGCGATAATAAAccggacgataaaaataaatctggCGACGGTGAGCAGTGCGAAAATCACAACGAAATGGATGACGTTGCTGCACTCGCAGAGAGTATACAGCCCAAGGGAAATACGCTTCTCACAACGAGT GTCGTCACGAAAATACCATTTTTGCTGAAACATTCATTGCGCGAATATCAGCATATTGGTTTGGACTGGCTCGTAACAATGTACGAGAGAAAATTAAACGGTATTCTCGCGGACGAGATGGGCTTGGGAAAAACCATACAAACGATTGCACTACTGGCTCATCTTGCTTGTGAAAAAGGCAATTGGGGACCGCATCTCATAATTGTACCAACGTCAGTTATGCTCAATTGGGAAATGGAATGTAAGAAATGGTGTCCTGGCTTCAAGATCCTTACGTATTATGGGAcgcaaaaagagagaaaacaaaagcgTACCGGTTGGACGAAACCAAATGCGTTTCACATATGCATTACTTCGTATAAGCTCGTTATACAAGATCATCAAagttttcgaagaaaaaaatggaaatatctCATTCTCGATGAGGCGCAAAATATCAAGAATTTCAAATCTCAGCGATGGCAATTGTTactcaattttcaaactcaaag gAGACTTTTATTGACTGGCACACCGTTGCAAAACAACCTCATGGAACTTTGGTCCCTGATGCATTTCTTAatgccaaacgtttttcaatcACATCGAGAGTTCAAAGAGTGGTTCAGTAATCCGGTAACCGGGATGATCGAAGGAAATAGCGAGTACAACGAAAACATTATTCGACGTCTTCACAAG GTTCTTCGGCCATTTTTGCTACGGAGGTTAAAAACCGAGGTGGAAAAACAATTGCCAAAGAAGTACGAGCACGTGGTCATGTGCCGATTATCCAAAAGGCAGCGATATTTGTACGATGATTTCATGTCGAGAGCCAa AACGAAGGAAACGCTAGCAAGCGGAAATCTTTTGAGTGTTATAAACGTGCTTATGCAATTGCGAAAAGTATGCAATCATCCAAATCTGTTTGAAGTACGACCAACGGTTTCGCCATTTCAaatggatgcgattgagttcGTGACTGCTTCATTGGCGTGGAGCGCCCTCGATTACAATCCTTTCAAG tctgtcgacctcgcagcggtgaatCTCCTTTTGATAAATCTAGAGTTCACGACGACGGCTTTTGTCGCTCATCGTGTAAAGCGACTTAAAACACCGCGCAAACTTATCGAAGAAATCGATAGTTTGCCGGAACCGCCGCCACGATGTCCAtccggaaaaataaaaataaacgtaaGACTCTCGAATCAAACTAAGGCACCGGTAGCTCCACCACCACCGACAACACCAAAAGTTAAGAACTTTACGGGGATCGTTCAAAATCCACGAACCCCCAATTCTCCACTCATTAAAACTATCAACAATCAGGCGAGTCCTGGACAAG GTGTCACTCTGAGGGTTGCAGGCGGCCAGCAATTACAGGGGTACTCTGTCCAACTTGTTCAACACCAGGGTAGTGTGAAAG CTTTTCCTGTGGCGACTTTGGCCCACAATCCTACGGGAAGCTCGAGTACAACGACCACGAGTCCTGGGAGCTTGAATACCCAAAGAATAACAGTTGGAAATGCGAACATCAGAGATGGTCTTCAGCGACTCACGACTCAAACGGTCACAGTGAAACAGGGTGATTCAGTTCAGAGGATAGCTGTGCCCAGTTTCGCTCAACTCGTCCAAACTTCAACGGGACGACACATCATCCTCACGTCGAATCAACAAAACACCAACACCGGTGAGTTCG TTTCCTTCCCGGTTATGACATCGAGTGGGCCTCGTCTTACGGTACTCTCAAAATCGTTGATGGGTCTCTCAACGGCTACTAAAGTGGTCGGGAGTGTTGTTACTACGACAACAAATGCTGGAGGAAGATTGGGAATGAGAGTTCCTTCGTTGAACGTTAATACGTCGCCTATTCAAGTAGCCACTGCTTTGCAACAGCAACAGCCGCAACAGCAACAATCATTGCGATGCGGTATCGTTACTAGAAGCGCTCAGAAAGAACCCGTTAAAGTTCAACCGAAAGAAGAACCGAAGTCCGAATTTCACATC CCGCAACTGGAGGAAGAAAGACGAAAGAGGCGACAATCAAAGCTGCAAAGTATAGCGGATGTGAACGAAAGAAGATGCGCAGCGTGTCCATTGTACGGGGAGGATTTGTTTACAGCATTGCGGATAGAAAAGCCAGCAACAGTATGTCAATGGCACAACGGTTCGCTTCACTGTAAAAACGCGAAAGAAACGGCGCGtacgagaaaacaatttttttcgcgtACCGAGGCATTGGCAGCGGCGATTAAATCGACAGAAGAGATAGTGGAAGAACTGAAAGACGTGTTTCAACGTTTCGTCGTTTACGTGCCAGCGGTGCGTGCGCCAACGCCGCGTTTCCATGTTTCACATCCTTCGCCACACAAATTTTGGTCGCAGCAACGCGTTCGTCTGGCACTCGAGACTGAATTCTCACGGAAAATGGAAATAGTTCATCCAGTTGCTAGCGCAATGATGACGCAATTCCCCGATCCACGGTTAATACAATACGATTGCGGAAAATTACAGTCCCTCGACCGTCTTCTGAGAAATCTCAAGGCCGATAATCATCGCGTACTTATATTTACTCAAATGACGAGAATGCTCGACGTTCTTGAAGCTTTCCTCAATTTCCACGGTCATATTTATTTACGATTGGACGGAACGACCAAGGTCGATCAACGACAAGTTCTCATGGAACGTTTCAACGGCgacaaacgaattttttgcttTATACTGTCTACAAGATCCGGTGGTGTTGGCGTCAATCTCACTGGTGCTGATACTGTCATCTTCTACGACAGCGATTGGAATCCAACAATGGATGCACAAGCCCAGGATCGTTGCCACAGGATAGGACAAACGAGAGACGTCCATATTTATAGGCTCGTCAGTGATAGAACCGTCGAagaaaatattctcaaaaaGGCGAATCAGAAAAGATTGCTCGGTGACCTTGCCATTGAAGGAGGCAACTTCACTACTGCTTACTTCAAAAGT TCAACGATTCAAGATCTCTTTAACGTCGATCAAACGGAGAATGACGCTTCAACGCGAATGGCTGATGTGTTGGATCAGAACCGCGATCGCGACAAAGCTCTGCACCGCGAAGCGACAGTTGCCTCGGCGAGTTCACAACCTACGGAGGAGAAAGTAGCGATCGGGGCATTGGAAAGTGCCCTCGCCGCTGCCGAAGAAGAACTTGATGTCCAAGCTGCGAAAACCGCAAAAGCCGAGGCTGTTGCGGATCTCGCTGAGTTTGACGAAAATATACCTCTGGATGAGACCGAGCGAGACGATCCACAGTTCAGCAAAGCCGAACAGGAGGTCCAAAATTTGGTATCCCAG TTGACACCGGTGGAGCGATACGCAATGAAGTTCGTCGAGGAGGCTGAGGGCAGTTTTTCAGCAGCTCAATTGGCGGCAGCGGAGCGTGAGCTGGAGCAACAGAAAAAGGAATGGGAGTTGGACCGTCTGCGGGCGTTGCGAGAGGAGGAAGAGCGCCGTTTACGTTTGGCAGACGATGACGAGAAGCCGCTGACATTTGGACGCGAGGATGCCCAAAATCAG ATATGGTTGTCAGAAAGCACCATGGAACAGATGCCG ATGTGGTGTCCACCGACTCCGCCAACTTCCGACAACGACGTTTACGTCGATTACTCATTGGGTTTTCTTTACGACTCGACCCCCATGAGCGAGGCTCAACTGCCACCGATTTACGTTAAAAAGGAACAAAAACGTAGTCGGGTTGAAGTTTCTGATGGAACAAGAGACg GTCGACGCCCCATAAAAATGAGACACAAGGAAGAATCCGTGTACGCGCCCCGCTCGTTGTTCGATCGTCCATCGCCAGCATTAATTAAAATGCGTCGTGATATAAAGCTCCACAAATATCGTCCCATGGTACGACCCCCAATGTCAATTTCCGGCGTTAAACCGTCGACAATGTTGAGGACTTCGAGCGACCAGGAACACGTATTGGACTGGATGGTTCACGAGGATTGGTCGTTGTTACAAGCGATTCAAGTCTATCAAGGCTTGCCATTGAATCTCGTTATCTTGTCACCCGGTCATACGCCCAACTGGGATCTCGTTGCTGACATCGTCAATAACACCTCGAGAATCTACAGATCCCCTAAGCAGTGTCGTACCCGTTATGAGACCGTTATCGTCCCGAGAGAAGAAGGCAAATTACTTTATGACACGACTCCCAAAAAGCAGAAGAAACAAAAGGGTGTTTATAAATTACCACAAGTTGCTGAG CAACAGAGCAAAACGAATCGTCCGATGCGAACATCGCAGTTGTACAATCAGGACAAGAACAATTCGTTCACTCTGATGTGTTGTCAGCGTTTCGACACGATAAAATCTGTATCGAATAAGCGTCCGCAACCGACGAAATCATTGTTGGTAAATCCGTTGTTGAAAAATCCGAAGCACGCGGAAGTATTGGCGGAATCTGGAATCCAGTACGACGGTCCGTTGGCACCGATCGAAGTGGCGACTCGCCGAGCGGAGAGAATCGCCaaggaaaagttgaaaaacgtAGTGACAGTTTTGGCTTCGTCGGCAGCGGCGTCGTCCTCGACGGCAGCGACGGCggaacagcaacagcaacaacaacagcaacaaattCACATAGTTCAACAGGCGCAAAACGCTCAGACGCAGCAACAACAAATAGTTGCTACGACGACGCCTCAGTCTCATCAATTGACGCAGATCGTCGCAACGGTCGCAACCCCGACGAACCTGAAGAGTGCAGCAGTTACGAATACGATTGCAACGAGTGCGACGAGCATCGTCACAGCGACGGTGAAAGCTTCGAGAGCGATCGGCGGTACGTTGACGATGCAAGATTCACGATCGACACCGACGGTAGTCGGGGTCGCAAATCTCCAAGCTGCCCAGAGATTAGCAACGGCTAATCTCGTCGCAGGAGCTCAAACGGCGACCGGTGTCGTAACGCAAAAGGGAATCGTTGGCGTAACAATGGCCACTGCATCCGGAAGCAAAACTTTAACCCCCGGCCAATTACAGTATTATCGACATCAGCAAGTTCTCAGACAACACAATATCAAATTGTTGCAACAGGCACAAGCGGGGCAGGGACAAAAAGTGTCAGTGGCCGTTTCAGCCGCTACTGGCACTCAAGTCAGAGCCAATCTAATGAAACAAAGCGTCGCAGTTGGCACCGTAACGCAAGCCGCCGGGGGAACCGTAACTAAGCAAAATCTCGCGCGTGCCGTTACCGAGAGCGAAATGGCAACTTTATTGAAACGTCAAGCAGCCGCCGCCGCTGCTGCTGCAGCTCAGCACCAGTCCCAGACCAAAGTTGGACAGGTCCAAGTCGCCGGACAACAAACCGGACTCACCCCTGCTCAAATATTCGCCCAGGCCGGACTTCAAGTACAACAGGCAAGCACCTCGACCGGTGCCGGTACACCGGTCGCCACACTCGTCAAAACTGCCAACGTCAGCGGGGTTCGAGCCGCTACACCCCAACAGATACGACAATTGGCTCTGCATCCACAAATCTTGACACAGAGAAAAATGGCAGGACAAAAAGTCGCACAATTGGCCCAGGTCAAGGCTGGTGGAGTGCAGACTCAATTGATCGTTCAACAAAAATCTTTGCCGGCTGCGATGACTGTACAACAGATACAACAAGTTATGAAACACGTTCAACCTTCCGGAATTCAACAATTCACACAT GTTTCTACGGGACAAGCAGTATCCCAAGCCGGTCAAGTTGTTTTGGCTAAATCAGCGTTACAGACACGAGTAATACCTGTTGCGCAATCAGGATTAAAACAAACAATACAAGTGGTGACGGCTAGCACGGCTCAACTGAGACAGGCGACACCGGCTCAGGGAAAACCGATCGTTACG